The segment GCGGCCGGCGGGATGCGGCCGGCATTGTGGGGATTGCGCACGCAGGCGCCCGTCCGATCGAATTCGAGGCCATGATAACCGCATCTTATCGCCCGGCCATCGACGACCTTGCCGAGGTGCAGCGGTACGAACCGGTGCGGACAAACGTCTGCCAGCGCCGCGACTCCGTCATCGGTCCTGAAAAGGACGATCGGCTTGCCGAGCAGTCGCCTCGCCACGGGCGCGTCGCCCAAATCCTGCGACCAGATCGCCCCGTACCACTGATTCACGATGAACGTCATGGAATCCCTCGAAGCTTCCAACAGCGGATAGTCAGGCCTGCCCGCGATGCTGGAGGCTTCGCGCGATCAGGCCGGTCATATCTTCGGCGAAATTATGAAACGTTCCGTTCCGTTTGTCCAGCAGGTTCGTGTCCTGGCGGCCCACTTGTAATCGTATCGCGCAGGCGCGATTCTATGGGCATATTCGAGCTTCGGGACTTTTACGCGCCTAGGGCCTCTGTACGGAAATGAAGACCCATCCCATGCAACCTGCTGACAAACCTCCTATTTTTTCGATGTCGATCGCCGGGACGCTGCTGGCCGCACGCGAAGCGGTGATGGCGGATCTGCGCCCTCACCTGAAGAAGAACGACTTCACCGAGGCGCAGTGGCGCGTGCTCAGGGCGGTGGCCGAAGGAAATTGCAACGACCAGCGGTCGGTAGCCCGGGCCGCGCTGCTTCATCCACCAAGCGTCACTCGGATCCTGAAGGAACTTGCCCAACGAGGGCTGGTCGAACGGGGCGCCAACGAGACCGACGGCCGCCGACAGATCATCGTCGCGACGGCGCGCGCGCGCGAGATCCTGGATGAGGCGACCGAGACCAACCGGGAGATCGTGCGGCGCTACCGGGCGACCTTCGGCGCGGAGCGCTTCGACCGGATGGTGAGCGAATTGCGCGATTTCACTGCCACCGTGCGCAGCCTCGGCGCCGACCGGCAGGACGACGATATCGCCTGACCGGACGCGCGCAGGCGCCTTACCTGCCCCAGAAACCCCTCCCCGCTGCGAAATGGGTTGACGCCTCGAACTATCCCTGCTGATCATAACGATACGGTACGTCGCAGAATCACTGCGCAACGACGGGAGACGGACGTGGAAGGGCGGGCCAAGCAGGTTGTTATAGTCGGTGGTGGCATCAGCGGGATGACGCTGGCAGTGGCGCTGCGCCGTCAGGGCGTGGCGGCGCATGTCGTCGAAAAGGCGCGGCCTGAGGATCAGCTGGGGACAGGCATCAACCTCCAGAACAACGCACTGAGGGCGCTGAAGCAGGTCGGTCTCCTCGACGATTGTCTCGCGGCGGGCTTTCCATGGAACAGCGTCGTGACGCGGGACCATAAGGGCCATGTGCTCGACGAACGCACGCTGCCATGGACGCTCGAGCCGGGGATTCCCGGCGCGCTCGGCATCATGCGGACAACCTTCGCGAAGATCCTCGCGGATCATGCGGAGCGCGAGGGCGTCGACATCAGCTACGGGACGACGGTCGACAAGGTCGACCAGCATGCCGACGGCGTCGATGTCCAGCTCTCGAGCGGGGAAAGCCTGCGCGCCGACGTGCTGGTCGCCGCGGACGGCGTTTATTCGCCTCTCCGGAACCTGGTCTTCGGGACCGAGCACCGGCCCTTCTATGCGGGCCAGGGCGTCTGGCGGTACACGGTGCCGCGGCCCGAGACGCTGGATGGCTTCACGATGTTTCGGGGGCCCACCGGAGGGGCTGTCGGCTGCCTACCTCTCGCGCCCGACACCGCTTATTTCTTCCTGCTGGAAAGCTCCGTCTCGCCGATCCGTTTCGAGGAAGCGGAGCTTGCCAGCGCACTCGCCGAGCGTTTGGCGCCATTCGAAGCGCCCGAACTGCGTGACGCCGTCGCCAAGATCGACGAAGGTCGCCACATCAGCTTTCGTCGCTTCGACATCCTGCTGATGCCGCAGCCCTGGCATCGCGGACGCGTCGTCCTGCTGGGGGATGCCGCCCATTCGGTGACGCCGCAGCTCACGTCCGGCGGCGGCATGGCGATCGAAGGCGCAGCCGTCCTGGCCGAAGAGCTTGGCCGGCACGAGGCAGTCGCGGCCCTGAGTGCCTATGGCAAACGCCGGGCCGAACGGGTGCGCACCATCTACGACAATTCGCTTCGGATCTGCGAGCTGGAAAAGGACCCGACGAGTGATGGCAGCGAGAGCGTCAAGCTCTTCGTCGAAAGCTTCAAGCTGCTCGACGGCCCTTACTGAACGAACGCGCACAAAGACCGGCAAATTATCAGAAAAGCGGGGCAGGGAATGAAAGCCGAGGCACTTCCAGGTCAAAATGACAGGGCCGGGCTCTATCCCTGGTATGTCCTCGGCGTCCTTCTGCTCGTCGGCATGGCTTCCTACCTCGATCGCTACATCGTCGCGCTGCTGATCGAGCCCATCAAGACCGACCTGGCCTTGTCGGACACGAAGGTCAGCCTGCTCCAGGGAACCGCGTTCGCGATCTTCTTCGTGGCGTTCGGCCTGCCCTGCGGCGCGTTGGTCGATCGGACCAATCGCCGGACCATGCTTGCGCTGGGGATCGCGATCTGGAGCGTCATGACCGCGGCCGGTGGTTTCGCGCAGACCTATTGGGAGTTATTCGCCTCGCGCGCCGGCGTCGGGATTGGCGAGGCTTGCCTCGCCCCTGCCGCCTTCTCGCTCATCGCCGACTATTTTCCGCCATCCCGCCGCGGTCGGGCGATGAGCATCTACAATATGGCCAATTATCTCGGCGGCGGCGCATCACTGTTGATCGGCGGGCTGGTGCTCGGCTTGCTCGAGCATTCGAGCGCCAACCTGTTGCCGATGCTTGGCGAACTCCCAAGCTGGAAGGCGACCTTCATCATCGTCGGCGCGCCGGGCCTGCTGCTCGCGGCGCTGATGTTCACCATCCGCGAGCCCCGGCGGAGAGAAGGCGTCAGCGCAGCCGCCGGAACCGGAAGTGCGGAAGGCTTTGTCCGTCATATGCGCCACGCGCCGGGGGTCTACGGCGCCGTCCACTTCGTCTCGGCGATGACCGCGTTCGTTGGATTCGGCGTGGCCTCCTGGGTGGCCACCTACTTTGTGAGGACGTTCGGGCTGAAGCCGTCGGAGGCCGGGCTTCTGGTCGGCCCGGTCAGCGCCATGAGCGGTGTGATCGGGTGTATATTGAGCGGCATGACCAGCGACTGGCTGGTGAGGCGCGGCGTCAGGGGCGGCCGCTTCCTTCTGCCGCTCATCTGGTGGCCGGCCGCGCTGATCGGGCTGAGCGTGATCGTCCTGTCGTCGAGCCAGTCGCTGGCGCTGACCGGCGTAGGGATCTTCATGACGGGGAGCGGCTTCGGCCTTGCGAGCGTGATGCCGACCATCCACGATATCACGCCCAATCAATTCCGAGGACGGGCAACCTCGCTGCACTTCGTGCTCGCGGGGGTTCTGGCGTTCGGATCCGCCGCCACGTTCATCGCGTTCGTCAACGACCTGCTGTTCGACGACCCGGCGGCGCTTGGCCATTCCATGCTGATCGTGATGACGCCGATCATGCTCCTGGGCTTCGTCGTCTGCGCCGCCATGCGATCGCGGTACGACGCCGTCCGCCGGCACTATGCGCAGATGCGGACGCCGACACCCGCATCGTGAAGGCTCCAGCTCATTGTCTTACGGCCTGGAAATCGCTCTAGCCGTGGCTGTCGACTGCGGGCTCGGCGGGATATCGGACCTTCACGGGTATCGCCCCCTGGGGTAGCGCCGACTGGTCGAGCGAGACTTCCCAGCTCAGTTCCTCCGGCAGGAAGGGCAGCACCCGGCTGGTCCACATGAAACCGCCGAACCGCGCCTCCCAGACGCGGGGGACCCAGTTGTCGTCGAGATAGTCGGTGTCTGCTCCATATTCGGCCATCCCGCCGCACGGGGCATCGAAATAGCAGAAAAGCGCGGAGGCGATGCGGTGTCGTCCGACGCCGCCGAGCGGATTTCGATGCCCGCGCCGCTCCATGTAATTCCACCCGGCATAGATCTCGTCGATATCCTCGACGCCGAAGGCGATGTGATCGAACCCCTGGGTGAACGGGGGCAGCGCATCGAACTTCTGGAAATAGACCGTATGGTGCTGGGCGGCGGCGGCCGGGCGACCGAAGACCCCGGCGTCCTTCTGATAATCGGTCATCCGGAAATCCAGCCGGTCGCGGAAGAAGGCGAAGCAGGCGTGGATGTCGGCGACCCGCCACACCACATGGTTGATGGTCTTGGGAACGGCGCGCACGCGCCAGCGGCGATGCTGGTTCAGCCGCTTCACATTGTCGGGCGCGTTGACGGGGTCCGGGGCGTAGACGACCGGCTGGCGGCGCCACAGGCGCAATCCCAGCGGGATTCCGCCATCGGCAAGGAAGTGGATGGTGTCGCCGTCGCCCGACCAGCGCAGCTCGCGATCGGCGCCGATCCGCTCGGCATAGTGCGCAAGCTCTTCCCGCGAATCGACGCCATAGAAGGTCTCGCGTACGCCGCAACCGTCATAATGGCGCGGCGGGAGGGACGGGTCTTCCGCGTGGCGCAAGACGACGCGGGAGCCTTCGTCGAGACGATAGACGACCTCCGCATCGCTGCGGCGCACCGCCTTCAGCCCGAAGTCGTCATAGAAGCGAGCCGACACGTCCAGATCGTCGACGCCGTAAACGACACTCTCGATACCGCCGATCGGCATTTCCGTTCCTCGCTTTGTGACGTATCTGCGGTGCGGCTGGTCAGCGCTGGCGGGAAAACTGCTCATTGAGGTTGAAATGCCATCCGCCGGTAATGCCGGGATGATCGAACTCGCCGGGCACCCAGTCGTCGTCGATCTGGTCCATGTCCGCCCCCAGTTCGAAGGCGCCTCCCATCGGCGTTTTCACATACCAGAACCAGTTCGAGCCGAGCTCGAAGCGGCCTGGTCCGAAGGCGGTCTGATACCCCGCCTTGGTAAGCGCGTAGCCGCCGGCCATGACGTCCTGCGGATCGCCGAAGGTGAATTCCGCATGTTGGAAGCCGGCCGGTAGCGCGGGATTCTGCATGAGGAAGAGACTGTGATGATCCGAGTGCTTCTGGGCGCGCGCGAACACCCCCGCATTGTTCCTGAAGGAATCCGTGATCCGGAAGCCCAACCGATCCCGATAGAACTTGATCGCTTCCTTGGGATCGCTGGTCCAATAGACGACATGGCCCATCTGCCGCGCCGGTCCATGCTGGTCGAAATTCACCCGCTGATTGACTCGGCGCGCGGGAAGGCCGGCGACATTCCTGACATATTCGCCCGCCTCATAGGGGCGACGTTCGCTCACGCGAAAGAATAGAGCATTGCGGTCGTCGTCGGTCGACTTGACCATGCCATCCGCCCAAACGACCTCGCGATCCTTGGAGAGCTCGGTGGCGATTGCATCGAGGTCGGCCTTGCTCTCGACGCCCCAGACGGCGGCACGGAGGGTCGGCCCATCCACATTGGCGGGAGGCAATGACGGGTCGTCCGCCATGCGCAGTTCGACGCCGCTACCATCGAGCGCTTCGAACGAGGCGCCAGTGGCGCCGGCCTCCAGTTCCTTCAAGCCATAGATATTCAAGAAGCGGCGGCATTCGCCCAGGTCCTCGACGCCCATGATCAACTGTTCGGGTCCGGTGATGTTCATTCTGCCCAACTCTCCATATTCGCCTCGGGGCGCGCCACTCGTGAACGATCGCACCATATATTAATACGAGACGTATCGGAATATACGCCGCAGATCAAGCAAGCTGCTCATCTACAACCGACTGTCATTCGCGTCGGAGATTCCACCTTTACGAGAAGGCCCGCCTGGCTCGGCCCGCATAGATATTGTGACGGCACGGAAGCCTAGTGCGATCCGAAGAGGTTCTGGCGAACCGACGCGATATGATCACGCATGGCCTGTTCGGCGCGTTCCGGAGCATGGGCAAGGATCGCGGCGACCACGCCTTCATGTTCGACATCGGTGGACCGGCGCGGCTGCGCAAGCTGCCCAAAGACCTCCTGGACCCGCGCGTCGATTCCCAGTTTCATCTGCGAGCGTAGCGTATCGTAGAGGATCAGGAGGAGTGGATTGTGCGTGGCCTCCGCAATCGTACGATGCAGCCGGTCGTCGAGCCGCTTCCATTGGACGAAGCTCGTCGCTCCAGACATTTCCGCAAGGCAGTCCTTCAAGCTGTCAATGTCCTGCGCGTTGGCGTGAATGGCAGCCTGCGCCGCCAGCCTGGGCTCCAGAAGCAGGCGCGCCGAGAAAATATCATCGACGCTGATGGCCCTGGCAAGACCGGCATCATCGAGCGTCACCGCCGCCTGTCGTGGACCGATAAATGTCCCCTTGCCGACATGTCGCCAGATCGCCCCTTCATCTTCAAGCTGCTTCAAAAGCGTACGAAGCCGGCTTCTTGAAACGCCGAGTGCGGCGCTCAACCTCGGTTCAGGAGGCAGTCGCCGTTCGCCGCCCTCCTCCAGGCGGTCGATCAGCGAGCGCAACCCCATGGCATCCTTGTCGGTCGCGTCCATTGTTCACCTCACATCGCCGGCTCGGCTCATCACAAGCAGAATTTAAATCAATCTGTCAATTGACACGCATCAAAGTTCATATCAGTACATAATTACTGAACGCCGAGTCTCGCTTGGAGCACGATAGTGGAAGGTCCTGTTTTCGTATCGGCGGAGGTGGTCCGTCAGGTTTTCAACTGGCGTGAGGCAATCGGGGCCCTCCAACGTACCTATGCGCATGACTTGCCGCCGGCGGCGGTGCCATCGCGCTCGATCGCGCAGGACGGGGACGTGTGGCTCCGGCTGCTCCCGGCGGCTCCTCCGGGCGGACGGTATTTCGGCGCCAAGTTGATGGGCGCGGCCATGTCGGTTCCCCAACGGGGGGTCGAATATGTGATCGTCCTTTTCGACCGCCGGACCAGCCGCATAGCGGCCTTCGTCGATGCCAACCTCCTGACTGGCTACCGAACAGCCGCGACATCGGCAGCTGCGCTCGACAGGCTGGCGCCGGCGCAGCCGGCCCGGCTGGCCGTGATCGGGAGCGGGCTCGAAGCGACGATGCATGTGCGTGCGTTCGCCTCGATCCGTTCGCTCAGCGAGGTGACGGTGTTCAGCCCCACTCCAGAGCGGCGACAGACTTTCGCGCAAAAGGTGGAAGCGGATCTGGCCGTGCGCGGTATCGTCGCGTCATCCGTCCAGGAGGCGGTGGCGGACGCCGACATCATCCTGTGCGCCGCCCGGTCGCGTGGCGAGGAGCCGCTTCTGTTCGGCGACTGGGTGAAGCCGGGGACGACGATCGTCTCGATCGGCTCGACCGTGCCCTCGCAAAGGGAAATCGACCATAGCGTCGCCGCGGTCGCGGACCTGATCGTCTGCGACATGCGCGAGGAAGTGCTCGAACAGACGGGCGACATGATCGCCGCCCGGCAGGCCGGCATCGACGTCGAGGGCAAGTCCTTCTCGCTGACCGAGTTGATGAGCGGCGCGCTCGATCGAAAGCTCGCGGAGACCAGTATCCCGATGTTCAAGTCCGTCGGCGGCGGGCTGCAGGACATCGTCATCGCCGAAATGGCGCTGGAGCGCGCCTTGGCCGCCGGCCTCGCCACCGCCCTGCCGATGAATTTCGAAAACAAGTCTTTTTAGGAAAGGGAATAGCTTGGCACGATATTCGAAAAGCGAAGCTCGTGAATGGGCTCGCGAGAAGCTGCTAGGCGTCGCGCAGGTGACGATCCCGACGATGACTTCCGATTTCAAGCGCCTGAACGAAAAGGCGGTCCGCCATGACGTCGCGCTGGCGATGGAGCACGGCTTCATCGGTTCGCTGGCGGTGTCGGAAGTGCCGCTTTCGGTCGAAGAGCACGACCTGTTCCAGCAGGTCATGGTCGACGAGGGAAAGGGACGCTTCATCGTCGTCCATCACGCGGTCTTCAACACGCTCGAAGACAATATCGAGATGGTGAAGAAGGCCGAGGCCAATGGCTGCGAGTTGGTGCTGCTGGGCTATCCCCCGCATTTCTATCCGAAGTCGCTCGACGACGTGTACAATTACAGCAAGGCGATCATCGACGCGACCAATCTCGCCGTGATGCTGTTCCCGGTGCCGACCTGGGGCTTCGGCCGCCTGCACCCTTCCGACATCCCGATTCCGGTGCTGCGCCGGCTGGTCGACGATTGTCCCAACGTTGTCGCCATCAAGGCGGAGGGCGGCATGCCCTACATCATGTCGGCGATCGAGGTGCACCGCGAGTTCCACAAGGAGGTCGTGATCTCCTCGCCGCTCGAATATGAATATCTGACGCTGGGACAGTTGATCGACATTCCGTTCTGCGGGACCAATTACAGCGCCTTCTTCGGCCCGACCCTGCCGCGCGCGCATCGGTTGATGCAGGAGAAGAAGTACGCCGAGGTCACCGAGATCTTCTATCAGCTCGATCCGATGCGCAAAGCCGTCGGCACGCTCGGCTTCGGTGGGCAGGGCTTGTCCAATCGCCTGCTCTGGAAATACCAGGCCTGGCTGCAGGGCTATAATGGCGGGCCGATCCGGCATCCGACCGCCCGGGTCCATGGCAGGGACATGGCCCTGCTCCGCAACGCCACGCAAGCGGCCGGCCTCCATCCGACCAGCGATCCCGACGAAGCCTTCTTCGTCGGCCGCAATCCGGCCTGACCAACCGATCGAACGCCACGAAGCGGGAGCCCATATGAAGCTGTTGAACGACAAAGCGCTTTGGCGCGCGGCGGCCTATGTCGACGGGAGCTGGATCGCGCAGGGCGAGCAAGGGTCGCGGCCGTTGTTCAACCCTTCGACCGGCGAACGGCTGGCGGACATTCCGCAGCTCGGCGCCGGACAGACCCGCGAAGCGATCGAGGCCGCCCACGCCGCCCTGCCCGCCTGGCGGGCGAGCACGGCCAAGGAACGCGCCATCATCCTGAGGCGGTGGTTCGACCTGATCGTCGCGAACAGCGACGACCTGGCCCGGATCATCGTCCTGGAGGAAGGAAAACCCTTCGCGGAGGCGAAGGGCGAGATCGCCTATGCGGCATCGTTCGTCGAATGGTTCGCCGAAGAGGCCAAGCGCGTCAAAGGCGACGTGATGGCGGGGACCGAGCCCGGCCGCAGGATCGTCACGCTCAAGGAGCCGATCGGCGTCTGCGCGGCGATCACGCCCTGGAATTTCCCGGCTGCGATGATCACGCGCAAGGCGGCGCCGGCCCTGGGCGCAGGCTGCACGATGGTGGTCAAGCCCGCGGAGCAGACGCCGCTCACGGCCTTCGCCCTGGCCGAACTGGCCGAGCGCGCGGGGGTTCCGGCCGGCGTGCTCAACATCGTGACGGGCCAGGCCCGCACCATCGGCGCCGAGCTGACGGGCAACCCGCTCGTCAGGAAGATCACCTTCACGGGCTCGACCGAGGTCGGTCGCATCCTGATCGCCCAGTCTGCCGCGACGATCAAGAAGACCTCCATGGAACTGGGCGGAAATGCGCCCTTCCTCGTGTTCGACGATGCCGATGTGGACCAGGCCGTGGCCGGCCTGATCGCCACGAAGTACCGGAACACGGGCCAGGCCTGCATCAGCGCCAACCGGATCTATGTCCAGGACGGCATCTACGACGCGTTCGTGGCCGCCCTCGCCTCGGCCGTGGCGCGACTCAAGGTCGGCGACGGGTTCGAGGAAGGCGTGCAGCAAGGCCCCCTGATCGACGACGACGCCGTGACCAAGGTCGAGGCGCATATCGCCGACGCGGTCGGCAAGGGGGCCAAGGTCGCCCAGGGCGCGCGCCGCCATTCCCGGGGCGGCCTCTTCTTCGAGCCGACCGTCCTCATCGACGTGACGCAGGACATGCTGATCTGCCGGGAGGAGACCTTCGGGCCGGTCGCGCCGGTGGTCCGCTTCTCGGACGAGGCCGAGGCCATCCGTCTGGCGAACGACACCGAGTTCGGGCTGGCCGCCTATCTCTTCTCGCGCGACGCCGAACGCATCTGGCGGGTCGCGGCGGCGCTCGAATCGGGAATGGTCGGGATCAACACCGGCGCGATCTCGAACGAGGTGGCGCCCTTCGGCGGCGTCAAGCAGTCGGGCCTCGGCCGCGAGGGTTCGATCTACGGCATCGACGAGTATCTCGAGACCAAATATCTCGCATGGCACGGTGCCGGCGGCATCGGATAGGCGGCGCCAAGCGCTCATACGCCATGGAAACAGCCTAAATCGATGCGCATCGTATCGATCTCTGGTCGCGCCATGATATCAGTCTTTTAAGGATTTTTCGGCCTTCACCTTGGCCATTGCGCAGCGGCCTACATCATAATATCTATACGCATAGAATAGAAATTGCGCGCAAGGAATCGGCCGGGAGGGATGGGGTTGGCTGTCTACGACGTCATTGTTGTGGGAATGGGGCCCGTCGGAACCGTGACGGCCTGCCTGCTGGGGCGGGCCGGCCTGCGCGTTGCCGTGATCGAGCGCGAGATGGCGATCTTCGACAAGCCGCGTGCGATCGTCCTCGACCATGAAGCCCTGCGGGTGCTGCAAGCCTGCGGCGTCACCGCCGACTTCTTCGATACCCTCGCGCCCCACACCGGAACCGACTTCCTCGGCGTCGACGGTCAGCTCATCAAGCTGTTCGACCCAAAGCCGCCGCCCTTCGAACTCGGCTGGCCGCCGAACATGATGTTCATCCAGCCCTATCTGGAGGCCGCGCTCGACGACGCCATGGCGAAATATCCCAATGTCGAGCGAAGGCGCGGCTGGACCGTCACCGCGATCGACCAGGACGAGCAAGGTGTCCGCGTCGAGGCCGCTACGGCCGAAGGCAGGCGCACGATCGAGGCCCGCTGGATCGTCGGCGCGGACGGGGCGAACAGCACGGTCAGGCGCGCGGCGGGGATCGGCGTCGACGATCTGGATTTCAAGGAATGGTGGATCGTCGTCGATGCCTGGCTGACCGGGCCGGCCGACCTGCCGCGCAAGACCACCCAATATTGCTGGCCCGACCGTCCGGCGACGTTCGTCGTCGGGCCGCAAAATCTTCGGCGCTGGGAAATCAAGCTGCTGCCGGGCGACGATCTGGAGGCCCTTCAGGACGAGGGCGCGATCCGCGAGATCCTCCGGCGCTATGTCGACGTGACCGCGTGCAACATCTGGCGCTCCGCCGTCTACCGCTTCCGTGCCGCCGTCGCCACGCAATGGCGCAGCGGGCGCATGTTCCTGGCCGGCGACGCGGCCCACACCATGCCGCCCTTCCTGGCCCAGGGCCTGTGCGCCGGGCTGCGGGACGCAGCGAACATCGCATGGAAGCTGGAGCAGGTCGAGCGGCATGGCACCGCAGCATCCCTGCTCGATAGCTATGAGATCGAGCGCAAGCCGCACGTCACCGAGATCGTTCGCCATGCAAAGGCGTTCGGCCTGATCATCGGAGAGCTGGATCGGGAGCGCGCATTGGCGCGCGACACTGTGCTGGCCGAACAGTTGCGGACGGGCGCCGTCTCGACGGAGCGTCAGGCCTTCATCCCGCCGCTCCATCAGGGCTTCCTCGAAAATGGCTGCCCCAGCGCGGGCCAGGTCTTCGTGCAGCCCCGCATCCTGCGCGACGGGCGCGAGCATCTGATGGACGATGTCATCGGGCCGAGCTTCGCCGTGTTCGCGAACGCCGAAGCCCTGGATGCACTCGATGCGTCCCTGGTCCGGGAATGGCTTCGGATCGGCGGCACATTGCTGCTGTCCGGCGATGAAGCCGAGGAAGCGCCGATCGAGACGCTCGACGAAAGCGACGGACGGGTCGCAGGCTGGCTGGAGCGCGAGAGCAAGGCCGCGGTGATCGTTCGCCCCGACCGCTACGTCTACGGCGCCGCAGACGACGGCCGCGCGCTGGCGACGATGATGGCGGACCTGCTCCGCCAACTGGCGCCCGACCGGATGGTGACAGCAGGAGATATTGCGTGAGTGAATTGCACGGGAAGGTCGCGGCCGTGATCGGCGGGAGCAGCGGGATCGGCGCCGCCACCGTCAAGATGCTCGCGGACTGCGGCGCGCAGGTGGCCATCGGCTTCCACAGCGGAGAAGATCGCGCGAAGCAGCTCCAGGCCGGCCTGAAGGGAGGCGGTCACAGCGTTTTCCGGATTGCCGTCGACAACACCCAATCGGTTCGCGACGCCGCGCGCGCCGTCATCGACACGCATGGCCGGGTCGACGTGCTGGTCAACTCCGCGGGCACGACCCGCCCCATCCCCCATGCCGATCTGGAGGCGCTTGACGACGCCCTGCTCGATCAGATCATGGCCAGCAATGTGCAAGGACCGTTCGGAACGATACGCGCCTTCGCTCCGGCGTTGAAAGCCAGCGGCGACGGCGTGATCGTGAACGTATCGTCGATCTCCGGCTTCACCGGGAGCGGCAGCAATGTGGGCTATTGCGCGTCGAAGGCCGCGCTGGACACGATGACGCTTTCGCTGGCCCGCGCGCTGGGCCCCGAGATCCGCGTGCTCTGCGTCTCGCCGGGAGCCGTGGCGACGGAGTTCGTCGCCGGCAGGAGCCGGGAAGCGCTGGAGAAGATCGCCCAGGCGACGCCGCTCAAGCGCGTGGTCGAGCCGGAGGACGTCGCGCGCACGATCATGGCCTGCATAACCCATCTGCGGCTGACCACCGGCGCCAGGATCGTCTGCGATGGGGG is part of the Rhizorhabdus wittichii RW1 genome and harbors:
- a CDS encoding dihydrodipicolinate synthetase (PFAM: dihydrodipicolinate synthetase), encoding MARYSKSEAREWAREKLLGVAQVTIPTMTSDFKRLNEKAVRHDVALAMEHGFIGSLAVSEVPLSVEEHDLFQQVMVDEGKGRFIVVHHAVFNTLEDNIEMVKKAEANGCELVLLGYPPHFYPKSLDDVYNYSKAIIDATNLAVMLFPVPTWGFGRLHPSDIPIPVLRRLVDDCPNVVAIKAEGGMPYIMSAIEVHREFHKEVVISSPLEYEYLTLGQLIDIPFCGTNYSAFFGPTLPRAHRLMQEKKYAEVTEIFYQLDPMRKAVGTLGFGGQGLSNRLLWKYQAWLQGYNGGPIRHPTARVHGRDMALLRNATQAAGLHPTSDPDEAFFVGRNPA
- a CDS encoding succinate semialdehyde dehydrogenase (TIGRFAM: succinic semialdehyde dehydrogenase~PFAM: aldehyde dehydrogenase), with translation MKLLNDKALWRAAAYVDGSWIAQGEQGSRPLFNPSTGERLADIPQLGAGQTREAIEAAHAALPAWRASTAKERAIILRRWFDLIVANSDDLARIIVLEEGKPFAEAKGEIAYAASFVEWFAEEAKRVKGDVMAGTEPGRRIVTLKEPIGVCAAITPWNFPAAMITRKAAPALGAGCTMVVKPAEQTPLTAFALAELAERAGVPAGVLNIVTGQARTIGAELTGNPLVRKITFTGSTEVGRILIAQSAATIKKTSMELGGNAPFLVFDDADVDQAVAGLIATKYRNTGQACISANRIYVQDGIYDAFVAALASAVARLKVGDGFEEGVQQGPLIDDDAVTKVEAHIADAVGKGAKVAQGARRHSRGGLFFEPTVLIDVTQDMLICREETFGPVAPVVRFSDEAEAIRLANDTEFGLAAYLFSRDAERIWRVAAALESGMVGINTGAISNEVAPFGGVKQSGLGREGSIYGIDEYLETKYLAWHGAGGIG
- a CDS encoding monooxygenase, FAD-binding (PFAM: monooxygenase, FAD-binding; FAD dependent oxidoreductase), whose amino-acid sequence is MAVYDVIVVGMGPVGTVTACLLGRAGLRVAVIEREMAIFDKPRAIVLDHEALRVLQACGVTADFFDTLAPHTGTDFLGVDGQLIKLFDPKPPPFELGWPPNMMFIQPYLEAALDDAMAKYPNVERRRGWTVTAIDQDEQGVRVEAATAEGRRTIEARWIVGADGANSTVRRAAGIGVDDLDFKEWWIVVDAWLTGPADLPRKTTQYCWPDRPATFVVGPQNLRRWEIKLLPGDDLEALQDEGAIREILRRYVDVTACNIWRSAVYRFRAAVATQWRSGRMFLAGDAAHTMPPFLAQGLCAGLRDAANIAWKLEQVERHGTAASLLDSYEIERKPHVTEIVRHAKAFGLIIGELDRERALARDTVLAEQLRTGAVSTERQAFIPPLHQGFLENGCPSAGQVFVQPRILRDGREHLMDDVIGPSFAVFANAEALDALDASLVREWLRIGGTLLLSGDEAEEAPIETLDESDGRVAGWLERESKAAVIVRPDRYVYGAADDGRALATMMADLLRQLAPDRMVTAGDIA
- a CDS encoding short-chain dehydrogenase/reductase SDR (PFAM: short-chain dehydrogenase/reductase SDR; KR) gives rise to the protein MSELHGKVAAVIGGSSGIGAATVKMLADCGAQVAIGFHSGEDRAKQLQAGLKGGGHSVFRIAVDNTQSVRDAARAVIDTHGRVDVLVNSAGTTRPIPHADLEALDDALLDQIMASNVQGPFGTIRAFAPALKASGDGVIVNVSSISGFTGSGSNVGYCASKAALDTMTLSLARALGPEIRVLCVSPGAVATEFVAGRSREALEKIAQATPLKRVVEPEDVARTIMACITHLRLTTGARIVCDGGRFLV